Part of the Rhodococcus sp. OK302 genome is shown below.
AGCAATCCCACCTGAGCTGCGCCGATGATCGTTCCGGAGCGAACCGCCACGTCCCCGGGCTGCACGTCGTCGCCGGCGCGTCGTACGTAGTCACCGGAACGAACGGGCTGGAACACCCGGACACGCGCACGGCCACCATCGGTGTGCTCCAACGGCAGAACCGCGTCGGCAAGCGTGGGTAACGGCGCACCGGTATCGACGCGAACAGCCTGTCGGGGCTGCAAGCGGATCGGCTGACGAGAACCCGCAGTGACCTCGCCGACAACCGGGAGGTTCAGATCTATCGGCTCGCCGTCATCGCCGCGCAGGTCCGTTCCGGCGCCCGCGACGTCGACACTGCGGACGGCGTATCCATCGATCGCAGCCTGATCGAACCCTGGCAGCGGCCGCTCGGTAACCACTTCTTCCGCACAGAGCAACCCCTGCGCCTCCGAAATGGCGACACGAACCGGCCGGGGCGCAACTGCAGCGGCTGTAACCCGGGTCTGCTGCTCCTCAACCGACCGCATGTGGTCTGCGTCCTCCTGTTTGTCGCGAAACTCGTGTTACTCAGCCCCATGATGCCTTGCCACGTGAGCGGCCGGACATCTCGATACTGGTTAACTTCCCGTCGGAACAGTTTCGAACTACTTCAGCGTTCGAGGCGAGCGGTCAACCACTCTCGCAACGACGGGCCGTAATCGTCCATGTCCAGTGCGAAGTCAACCGCAGCGCGGAGGTAACCGCCGGGATTTCCGAGATCGTGTCGAGTCCCGCGATGCACGACGACGTGCACGGGGTGTCCCTCGGCAATCAGAAGCGCGATGGCGTCGGTCAGTTGCAACTCGCCACCCGCTCCGGGCTTGATGCGTCGAAGTGCGTCGAAGATTGCCCGATCCAGCAGGTAACGGCCGGCCGCGGCGAAGGTGGACGGTGCGTCCTCCATAGCCGGCTTCTCAACCATGCCGATGACCTTCAGGACGTCAGGATTGGTCGCGTCGGGAACGATCTCGACGTCGAAAACTCCATAAGCGCTGACTTCGTCCTTGGGAACGTCGATGGCGCACAAAACCGAGCCGCCGCGCTTCGCACGTACCTTCGCCATGGTCTCGAGCACTCCGCGGGGCAACACGAGGTCGTCCGGAAGGAGAACTGCGATGGCGTCTTCGTCGTCGTCGAGGAGTACCTCGGCGCAACCGACTGCGTGTCCCAATCCGAGAGGCTGTTCCTGAATCACCGAATCGACCTCGAGCAGACCCGGCGCCTTGCGCACCTTGGCCAGGAGGGCGAATTTGCCACTCGCCTCGAGCTTGCTTTCGAGAACGAGGTCTTCGACGAAGTGTGCGACAACGCCGTCCTTGCCTGGTGACGTCACGATGACGAGGCGCTCGGCCCCGGAATCAGCGGCCTCACCGGCGACCAGTTCGATGCCCGGTGTATCCACCACGGGCAGTAGTTCCTTCGGGACGGTCTTGGTGGCAGGCAGGAAGCGCGTACCCAATCCGGCAGCCGGAACCACGGCCGTGCGGAATGCCTTCTTGTTGCTAGCAACAACGTCTGTCATGCCAACACCCTAACTGCAGGTTGTTACCTGTCAGTCATCACGATGCCTATCGTGAAGTGGTGGAACCTCGAGGAAAAGTGCAATGGCGACAATCTGTCCTGACTGAACGAGCCAATGTGTCGGAACACATACGGCGCGAAGAATCGGCAGCTCTGGCCCGACATGCGATCGCCGCGATTACCCCGGATACGACGGTCTGCGCGTACGTTCCGACCCGCACCGAACCGGGTTCTACCGACCTGTTGGACGCGCTGGCTTCACTTGCTGATCGTGTGCTGCTACCGATCACCGGTGAACCTGGCCCACTCTGCTGGGTTGAATACACCGGTGTCGATGCATTGCGTCCGGCGTCGTACGGATT
Proteins encoded:
- a CDS encoding UTP--glucose-1-phosphate uridylyltransferase, producing the protein MTDVVASNKKAFRTAVVPAAGLGTRFLPATKTVPKELLPVVDTPGIELVAGEAADSGAERLVIVTSPGKDGVVAHFVEDLVLESKLEASGKFALLAKVRKAPGLLEVDSVIQEQPLGLGHAVGCAEVLLDDDEDAIAVLLPDDLVLPRGVLETMAKVRAKRGGSVLCAIDVPKDEVSAYGVFDVEIVPDATNPDVLKVIGMVEKPAMEDAPSTFAAAGRYLLDRAIFDALRRIKPGAGGELQLTDAIALLIAEGHPVHVVVHRGTRHDLGNPGGYLRAAVDFALDMDDYGPSLREWLTARLER
- a CDS encoding 5-formyltetrahydrofolate cyclo-ligase, which gives rise to MEPRGKVQWRQSVLTERANVSEHIRREESAALARHAIAAITPDTTVCAYVPTRTEPGSTDLLDALASLADRVLLPITGEPGPLCWVEYTGVDALRPASYGLREPVGQVLPPETVALAHTVFVPALAVDLRGTRLGRGAGYYDRTLGMVSPTTRLVAIVRDSELVEHLPADPHDISMGWALTPGAGLTRLNR